A DNA window from Ochotona princeps isolate mOchPri1 chromosome 32, mOchPri1.hap1, whole genome shotgun sequence contains the following coding sequences:
- the C32H8orf58 gene encoding uncharacterized protein C8orf58 homolog isoform X1, which yields MRARRRRVFAVEPLDGRDGAAEALARGCVVPGTTSTYRRIPEATLAPAPFSDSQKGHGDMREFRRQVPVLKVASRDSGVEMAVGDGSLATLAGLSQDSLRWEPMGSPEPPGRLSRFLASHKLEQVLERSHHLPPSSPAPVSSWERQPGVLQPAGRPESEMRLCRAEGCLEAETHLEAGAEEAEVAGDLGPGTWACLPGQGLRYLEHLCLVLEQMARLQQLYLQLWTQRLPGDSLEEESALAVLPSPSASPDLGSGVRGRWELLSHTQEAEGAEVTVSPRLGETGAHPPRLSEPPMEPTPDFSASQGCKRDVSQWDKVKVLLNRIRWRTPRHTEPPALPGGSSSRTEPRDSPKRPQCHIHRRTFMPSLTVKKQRAKNVSVR from the exons ATGGAGCCGCCGAGGCCCTGGCACGTGGTTGTGTGGTACCCGGCACCACCAGCACCTACAGGCGAATCCCCGAGGCTACTCTTGCCCCCGCCCCCTTCTCCGACTCCCAGAAGGGACATGGTGATATGAGagagttcaggaggcaggtgcctGTTCTCAAGGTGGCCTCACGGGACTCAGGAGTGGAGATGGCCGTAGGGGATGGCTCCCTGGCCACCTTAGCCGGATTGTCTCAGGACTCGCTGCGCTGGGAGCCCATGGGGAGCCCCGAGCCCCCTGGCCGGCTCAGCAGGTTCCTGGCCAGCCACAAGctggagcaggtgctggagcGCTCCCATCACCTCCCGCCCTCGTCGCCTGCTCCTGTCAGCTCGTGGGAAAGGCAGCCTGGTGTGTTGCAGCCAGCTGGCAGGCCTGAGAGTGAAATGCGCCTCTGTCGAGCAGAAGGGTGCCTGGAGGCAGAAACCCACCTAGAGGCAGGAGCGGAAGAAGCAGAGGTG GCGGGGGACTTGGGGCCTGGTACCTgggcctgcctcccagggcagggtCTCCGCTACCTGGAACACCTGTGCCTGGTTCTGGAACAGATGGCAAGACTgcagcagctttatctgcagCTGTGGACCCAACGGCTGCCTGGG GATTCGCTGGAGGAAGAGTCTGCTTTGGCGGTTCTGCCTTCACCCTCCGCCTCACCAGACCTGGGCAGCGGGGTGCGGGGGCGATGGGAGCTGCTAAGCCACACACAGGAGGCAG AAGGGGCAGAGGTTACTGTATCTCCCAGGCTGGGGGAGACAGGAGCCCACCCTCCCAGGTTGTCAGAGCCTCCCATGGAGCCAACTCCTGACTTCTCAGCCTCCCAAGGATGCAAG CGAGATGTCTCCCAATGGGACAAGGTCAAGGTCTTGCTCAACCGGATCCGCTGGAGGACCCCTCGGCACACGGAGCCGCCTGCCCTGCCTGGAGGTTCAAGCTCTAG GACGGAGCCCAGGGACTCCCCCAAAAGGCCTCAGTGTCATATCCATCGGAGAACCTTTATGCCATCATTAACCGTTAAGAAGCAACGAGCCAAAAATGTTTCCGTACGCTGA
- the C32H8orf58 gene encoding uncharacterized protein C8orf58 homolog isoform X2 has translation MRARRRRVFAVEPLDGRDGAAEALARGCVVPGTTSTYRRIPEATLAPAPFSDSQKGHGDMREFRRQVPVLKVASRDSGVEMAVGDGSLATLAGLSQDSLRWEPMGSPEPPGRLSRFLASHKLEQVLERSHHLPPSSPAPVSSWERQPGVLQPAGRPESEMRLCRAEGCLEAETHLEAGAEEAEVAGDLGPGTWACLPGQGLRYLEHLCLVLEQMARLQQLYLQLWTQRLPGDSLEEESALAVLPSPSASPDLGSGVRGRWELLSHTQEAEGAEVTVSPRLGETGAHPPRLSEPPMEPTPDFSASQGCKVKVLLNRIRWRTPRHTEPPALPGGSSSRTEPRDSPKRPQCHIHRRTFMPSLTVKKQRAKNVSVR, from the exons ATGGAGCCGCCGAGGCCCTGGCACGTGGTTGTGTGGTACCCGGCACCACCAGCACCTACAGGCGAATCCCCGAGGCTACTCTTGCCCCCGCCCCCTTCTCCGACTCCCAGAAGGGACATGGTGATATGAGagagttcaggaggcaggtgcctGTTCTCAAGGTGGCCTCACGGGACTCAGGAGTGGAGATGGCCGTAGGGGATGGCTCCCTGGCCACCTTAGCCGGATTGTCTCAGGACTCGCTGCGCTGGGAGCCCATGGGGAGCCCCGAGCCCCCTGGCCGGCTCAGCAGGTTCCTGGCCAGCCACAAGctggagcaggtgctggagcGCTCCCATCACCTCCCGCCCTCGTCGCCTGCTCCTGTCAGCTCGTGGGAAAGGCAGCCTGGTGTGTTGCAGCCAGCTGGCAGGCCTGAGAGTGAAATGCGCCTCTGTCGAGCAGAAGGGTGCCTGGAGGCAGAAACCCACCTAGAGGCAGGAGCGGAAGAAGCAGAGGTG GCGGGGGACTTGGGGCCTGGTACCTgggcctgcctcccagggcagggtCTCCGCTACCTGGAACACCTGTGCCTGGTTCTGGAACAGATGGCAAGACTgcagcagctttatctgcagCTGTGGACCCAACGGCTGCCTGGG GATTCGCTGGAGGAAGAGTCTGCTTTGGCGGTTCTGCCTTCACCCTCCGCCTCACCAGACCTGGGCAGCGGGGTGCGGGGGCGATGGGAGCTGCTAAGCCACACACAGGAGGCAG AAGGGGCAGAGGTTACTGTATCTCCCAGGCTGGGGGAGACAGGAGCCCACCCTCCCAGGTTGTCAGAGCCTCCCATGGAGCCAACTCCTGACTTCTCAGCCTCCCAAGGATGCAAG GTCAAGGTCTTGCTCAACCGGATCCGCTGGAGGACCCCTCGGCACACGGAGCCGCCTGCCCTGCCTGGAGGTTCAAGCTCTAG GACGGAGCCCAGGGACTCCCCCAAAAGGCCTCAGTGTCATATCCATCGGAGAACCTTTATGCCATCATTAACCGTTAAGAAGCAACGAGCCAAAAATGTTTCCGTACGCTGA
- the C32H8orf58 gene encoding uncharacterized protein C8orf58 homolog isoform X3, which produces MRARRRRVFAVEPLDGRDGAAEALARGCVVPGTTSTYRRIPEATLAPAPFSDSQKGHGDMREFRRQVPVLKVASRDSGVEMAVGDGSLATLAGLSQDSLRWEPMGSPEPPGRLSRFLASHKLEQVLERSHHLPPSSPAPVSSWERQPGVLQPAGRPESEMRLCRAEGCLEAETHLEAGAEEAEVAGDLGPGTWACLPGQGLRYLEHLCLVLEQMARLQQLYLQLWTQRLPGDSLEEESALAVLPSPSASPDLGSGVRGRWELLSHTQEAEGAEVTVSPRLGETGAHPPRLSEPPMEPTPDFSASQGCKRDVSQWDKVKVLLNRIRWRTPRHTEPPALPGGSSSR; this is translated from the exons ATGGAGCCGCCGAGGCCCTGGCACGTGGTTGTGTGGTACCCGGCACCACCAGCACCTACAGGCGAATCCCCGAGGCTACTCTTGCCCCCGCCCCCTTCTCCGACTCCCAGAAGGGACATGGTGATATGAGagagttcaggaggcaggtgcctGTTCTCAAGGTGGCCTCACGGGACTCAGGAGTGGAGATGGCCGTAGGGGATGGCTCCCTGGCCACCTTAGCCGGATTGTCTCAGGACTCGCTGCGCTGGGAGCCCATGGGGAGCCCCGAGCCCCCTGGCCGGCTCAGCAGGTTCCTGGCCAGCCACAAGctggagcaggtgctggagcGCTCCCATCACCTCCCGCCCTCGTCGCCTGCTCCTGTCAGCTCGTGGGAAAGGCAGCCTGGTGTGTTGCAGCCAGCTGGCAGGCCTGAGAGTGAAATGCGCCTCTGTCGAGCAGAAGGGTGCCTGGAGGCAGAAACCCACCTAGAGGCAGGAGCGGAAGAAGCAGAGGTG GCGGGGGACTTGGGGCCTGGTACCTgggcctgcctcccagggcagggtCTCCGCTACCTGGAACACCTGTGCCTGGTTCTGGAACAGATGGCAAGACTgcagcagctttatctgcagCTGTGGACCCAACGGCTGCCTGGG GATTCGCTGGAGGAAGAGTCTGCTTTGGCGGTTCTGCCTTCACCCTCCGCCTCACCAGACCTGGGCAGCGGGGTGCGGGGGCGATGGGAGCTGCTAAGCCACACACAGGAGGCAG AAGGGGCAGAGGTTACTGTATCTCCCAGGCTGGGGGAGACAGGAGCCCACCCTCCCAGGTTGTCAGAGCCTCCCATGGAGCCAACTCCTGACTTCTCAGCCTCCCAAGGATGCAAG CGAGATGTCTCCCAATGGGACAAGGTCAAGGTCTTGCTCAACCGGATCCGCTGGAGGACCCCTCGGCACACGGAGCCGCCTGCCCTGCCTGGAGGTTCAAGCTCTAGGTGA
- the C32H8orf58 gene encoding uncharacterized protein C8orf58 homolog isoform X4: MRARRRRVFAVEPLDGRDGAAEALARGCVVPGTTSTYRRIPEATLAPAPFSDSQKGHGDMREFRRQVPVLKVASRDSGVEMAVGDGSLATLAGLSQDSLRWEPMGSPEPPGRLSRFLASHKLEQVLERSHHLPPSSPAPVSSWERQPGVLQPAGRPESEMRLCRAEGCLEAETHLEAGAEEAEVAGDLGPGTWACLPGQGLRYLEHLCLVLEQMARLQQLYLQLWTQRLPGDSLEEESALAVLPSPSASPDLGSGVRGRWELLSHTQEAEGAEVTVSPRLGETGAHPPRLSEPPMEPTPDFSASQGCKVKVLLNRIRWRTPRHTEPPALPGGSSSR; the protein is encoded by the exons ATGGAGCCGCCGAGGCCCTGGCACGTGGTTGTGTGGTACCCGGCACCACCAGCACCTACAGGCGAATCCCCGAGGCTACTCTTGCCCCCGCCCCCTTCTCCGACTCCCAGAAGGGACATGGTGATATGAGagagttcaggaggcaggtgcctGTTCTCAAGGTGGCCTCACGGGACTCAGGAGTGGAGATGGCCGTAGGGGATGGCTCCCTGGCCACCTTAGCCGGATTGTCTCAGGACTCGCTGCGCTGGGAGCCCATGGGGAGCCCCGAGCCCCCTGGCCGGCTCAGCAGGTTCCTGGCCAGCCACAAGctggagcaggtgctggagcGCTCCCATCACCTCCCGCCCTCGTCGCCTGCTCCTGTCAGCTCGTGGGAAAGGCAGCCTGGTGTGTTGCAGCCAGCTGGCAGGCCTGAGAGTGAAATGCGCCTCTGTCGAGCAGAAGGGTGCCTGGAGGCAGAAACCCACCTAGAGGCAGGAGCGGAAGAAGCAGAGGTG GCGGGGGACTTGGGGCCTGGTACCTgggcctgcctcccagggcagggtCTCCGCTACCTGGAACACCTGTGCCTGGTTCTGGAACAGATGGCAAGACTgcagcagctttatctgcagCTGTGGACCCAACGGCTGCCTGGG GATTCGCTGGAGGAAGAGTCTGCTTTGGCGGTTCTGCCTTCACCCTCCGCCTCACCAGACCTGGGCAGCGGGGTGCGGGGGCGATGGGAGCTGCTAAGCCACACACAGGAGGCAG AAGGGGCAGAGGTTACTGTATCTCCCAGGCTGGGGGAGACAGGAGCCCACCCTCCCAGGTTGTCAGAGCCTCCCATGGAGCCAACTCCTGACTTCTCAGCCTCCCAAGGATGCAAG GTCAAGGTCTTGCTCAACCGGATCCGCTGGAGGACCCCTCGGCACACGGAGCCGCCTGCCCTGCCTGGAGGTTCAAGCTCTAGGTGA
- the CCAR2 gene encoding cell cycle and apoptosis regulator protein 2 isoform X1 — MSQFKRQRINPLPGGRSFSGAASTSLLGPPPGLLTPPVATDLSQNARHLQGGEKQRVFTGIVTSLHDYFGVVDEEVFFQLSVVKGRPPQLGDKVLVKAAYSPGQAVPWNAVKVQTLSNQPLLKSPAPPLLHVAALGQKQGILGAQPQLIFQPHRIPPLFPQKPLSLFQTSHTLHLSHLNRFPARGPHGRLDPGRSDDYDSKKRKQRAGGEPWGAKKPRHDLPPYRVHVTPYTVDSPICDFLELQRRYRSLLVPSDFLCVHLSWLAAFPLSQPFSLHHPSRIQVSSEKEAASALGAEPSPAEGTPAYSSKVLLLSSPGIEELYRCCVQFVDDMAEPRETPEHPLKQMKFLLGRKEEEAVLIGGEWSSSLDGLDPQADPQVLVRTAIRCAQAQTGIDLSTCTKWWRFAEFQYLQPGPPRRLHTVVVYLPDVWTVMPTLEEWEAQCQQKATEAASPPQEVPREAEPTEQACDVSEQTADSSKQNADPPEATTQQEVDTDLPEAPPPPLEPAVIARPGCVNLSLHGIVEDRRPKERISFEVLVLAELFLEMLQRDFGYRIYKMLLSLPEKAVSPPEPEKEEAAKEEAVKEEEAVKEAVVKEPKEEAQSEGAAAAADAPLKEDGLLPRAPSPGGEEEKPRAEATEDLCEMALDPELLLLRDDGEEEFAGAKLEDSEVRSVASNQSEMEFSSLQDMPKELDPSAVLPLDCLLAFVFFDANCCGYLHRRDLERILLTLGIRLSAEQAKRLVSRVVTQNICQYRSLQYSRQEGVESGLPEEVLVGNLDLLPAPGKSTKPGAAPVEHKGLVPHNGSLINVGSLLQRAEQQDSGRLYLENKIHTLELKLEESHNRFSATEGTNKTLAAEIQELRARLAEAEETARTAERQKGQLQRLLQEFRRRLTPLQLEVQRMVEKADGWAEREEPAPSN, encoded by the exons ATGTCCCAGTTTAAGCGCCAGCGGATCAACCCGCTCCCAGGGGGCCGCAGCTTCTCAG GCGCAGcctccacctctctgctgggccctccTCCTGGCCTGCTCACCCCTCCTGTGGCCACAGACTTGTCCCAAAATGCCAGGCACCTGCAG GGCGGGGAGAAGCAGCGGGTCTTCACTGGCATCGTCACCAGCTTGCACGACTACTTCGGAGTGGTGGATGAAGAGGTCTTCTTCCAGCTCAG CGTGGTGAAGGGCCGCCCGCCCCAGCTGGGGGACAAGGTGCTGGTGAAGGCCGCGTACAGCCCGGGCCAGGCCGTGCCCTGGAACGCCGTCAAAGTGCAGACGCTCTCCAACCAG CCCCTCCTCAAGTCCCCAGCGCCGCCTCTTCTGCACGTGGCAGCACTGGGCCAGAAGCAAGGGATCCTGGGAGCTCAGCCCCAGCTTATCTTCCAGCCTCACCGGATTCCCCCCCTCTTCCCTCAAAAGC CTCTGAGTCTGTTCCAGACATCCCACACCCTCCACCTGAGCCACCTGAACAGGTTCCCTGCCAGGGGCCCTCATGGACGCCTGGATCCGGGCCGAAG CGATGACTACGACTCCAAGAAACGCAAGCAGCGTGCTGGTGGAGAGCCCTGGGGTGCTAAGAAACCGCGGCATGACCTGCCTCCCTACCGCGTCCACGTCACTCCCTATACTGTGGACAG CCCCATCTGTGACTTCCTGGAACTCCAGCGCCGCTACCGCAGCCTCTTGGTCCCATCAGACTTCCTATGCGTGCATCTGAGCTGGCTGGCGGCCTTCCCTctgagccagcccttctccctCCACCACCCGAGCCGCATCCAGGTCTCTTCGGAGAAGGAGGCAGCCTCAGCCCTGGGTGCTGAGCCCAGCCCTGCTGAAGGCACTCCTGCTTACAGCTCCAAG GTACTGCTGCTCTCGTCCCCGGGAATTGAGGAATTGTATCGTTGCTGTGTGCAGTTTGTGGACGACATGGCTGAGCCCAGGGAGACACCGGAACATCCTCTGAAGCAGATGAAG TTCTTGCTgggcaggaaggaagaagaggcagTGCTCATTGGGGGCGAGTGGTCTTCTTCCCTGGATGGCCTCGACCCCCAGGCCGACCCTCAGGTGCTAGTGCGCACAGCCATCCGCTGTGCCCAAGCCCAAACTGGCATTGACTTGAGCACGTGCACAAAGTG GTGGCGTTTTGCCGAGTTCCAGTACCTGCAGCCAGGCCCGCCTCGGCGGCTGCACACGGTAGTAGTGTACCTGCCAGATGTCTGGACTGTCATGCCTACTTTGGAAGAGTGGGAGGCCCAGTGCCAGCAGAAAGCCACAGAGGCAGCTTCCCCACCCCAGGAGGTGCCACGG GAAGCAGAGCCTACAGAACAGGCCTGTGATGTGTCGGAGCAAACAGCAGACTCTTCGAAACAGAATGCAGACCCTCCTGAGGCCACCACCCAGCAGGAAGTGGACACAGACCTCCCAGAAGCCCCTCCGCCGCCTCTCGAACCCGCTGTCATTGCACGTCCTGGCTGTGTCAACCTGTCCCTCCATGGGATTGTGGAGGATCGGAGGCCCAAAGAAAGGATCTCTTTTGAG GTGCTGGTGCTGGCTGAGCTGTTCCTGGAGATGCTGCAGCGGGATTTTGGCTACAGGATTTACAAGATGCTGCTGAGCCTTCCTGAAAAGGCCGTGTCCCCACCAGAACCCGAGAAGGAAGAGGCAGCCAAGGAAGAAGCGGTCAAAGAGGAGGAAGCTGTGAAAGAGGCTGTGGTCAAAGAGCCGAAGGAGGAGGCCCAGAGTGAGGGCGCAGCTGCCGCGGCAGACGCACCGCTG AAGGAAGACGGACTGCTGCCCAGAGCGCCCTCTCCGggcggagaggaggagaagccGCGGGCTGAGGCGACCGAGGACCTGTGTGAGATGGCCCTGGACcccgagctgctgctgctgagggacGACGGCGAGGAGGAGTTCG CAGGAGCAAAGTTGGAAGATTCAGAAGTCCGCTCGGTTGCCTCAAACCAGTCAGAGATGGAGTTCTCTTCGCTTCAGGACATG CCCAAGGAGCTGGACCCCTCTGCTGTGCTCCCCCTGGACTGCCTGCTTGCCTTTGTGTTCTTCGATGCCAACTGCTGCGGCTATTTGCACCGGCGAGACTTGGAGAGGATCCTGCTCACCCTGGGCATCCGGCTGAGTGCAGAGCAG GCCAAGCGGCTGGTCAGCAGGGTGGTGACCCAGAACATCTGCCAGTACCGGAGCCTTCAGTACAGCCGCCAGGAGGGCGTGGAGAGCGGGCTTCCCGAGGAGGTGCTTGTGG GAAACCTGGACCTGCTGCCTGCTCCTGGGAAGAGCACAAAGCCCGGCGCAGCCCCCGTGGAACACAAAGGCCTGGTGCCCCACAACGGCAGCCTCATCAACGTGGGCAGCCTGCTGCAGCGTGCGGAGCAGCAGGACAGCGGCCGGCTCTACCTGGAAAACAAGATCCACACGCTAGAACTGAAGCTGG AGGAGAGCCACAACCGTTTCTCGGCCACGGAGGGAACAAACAAGACACTGGCAGCCGAGATCCAGGAGCTGAGAGCCCGGCTGGCCGAGGCCGAGGAGACAGCTCGGACAGCCGAGCGGCAGAAGGGCCAGCTCCAGCGGCTGCTGCAGGAGTTCCGCAGGCGCCTGACGCCCCTGCAGCTGGAGGTGCAGCGGATGGTGGAGAAG GCAGACGGCTGGGCCGAGAGGGAGGAGCCAGCGCCCAGCAACTGA
- the CCAR2 gene encoding cell cycle and apoptosis regulator protein 2 isoform X2 yields the protein MSQFKRQRINPLPGGRSFSGAASTSLLGPPPGLLTPPVATDLSQNARHLQGGEKQRVFTGIVTSLHDYFGVVDEEVFFQLSVVKGRPPQLGDKVLVKAAYSPGQAVPWNAVKVQTLSNQPLLKSPAPPLLHVAALGQKQGILGAQPQLIFQPHRIPPLFPQKPLSLFQTSHTLHLSHLNRFPARGPHGRLDPGRSDDYDSKKRKQRAGGEPWGAKKPRHDLPPYRVHVTPYTVDSPICDFLELQRRYRSLLVPSDFLCVHLSWLAAFPLSQPFSLHHPSRIQVSSEKEAASALGAEPSPAEGTPAYSSKVLLLSSPGIEELYRCCVQFVDDMAEPRETPEHPLKQMKFLLGRKEEEAVLIGGEWSSSLDGLDPQADPQVLVRTAIRCAQAQTGIDLSTCTKWWRFAEFQYLQPGPPRRLHTVVVYLPDVWTVMPTLEEWEAQCQQKATEAASPPQEVPREAEPTEQACDVSEQTADSSKQNADPPEATTQQEVDTDLPEAPPPPLEPAVIARPGCVNLSLHGIVEDRRPKERISFEVLVLAELFLEMLQRDFGYRIYKMLLSLPEKAVSPPEPEKEEAAKEEAVKEEEAVKEAVVKEPKEEAQSEGAAAAADAPLKEDGLLPRAPSPGGEEEKPRAEATEDLCEMALDPELLLLRDDGEEEFGAKLEDSEVRSVASNQSEMEFSSLQDMPKELDPSAVLPLDCLLAFVFFDANCCGYLHRRDLERILLTLGIRLSAEQAKRLVSRVVTQNICQYRSLQYSRQEGVESGLPEEVLVGNLDLLPAPGKSTKPGAAPVEHKGLVPHNGSLINVGSLLQRAEQQDSGRLYLENKIHTLELKLEESHNRFSATEGTNKTLAAEIQELRARLAEAEETARTAERQKGQLQRLLQEFRRRLTPLQLEVQRMVEKADGWAEREEPAPSN from the exons ATGTCCCAGTTTAAGCGCCAGCGGATCAACCCGCTCCCAGGGGGCCGCAGCTTCTCAG GCGCAGcctccacctctctgctgggccctccTCCTGGCCTGCTCACCCCTCCTGTGGCCACAGACTTGTCCCAAAATGCCAGGCACCTGCAG GGCGGGGAGAAGCAGCGGGTCTTCACTGGCATCGTCACCAGCTTGCACGACTACTTCGGAGTGGTGGATGAAGAGGTCTTCTTCCAGCTCAG CGTGGTGAAGGGCCGCCCGCCCCAGCTGGGGGACAAGGTGCTGGTGAAGGCCGCGTACAGCCCGGGCCAGGCCGTGCCCTGGAACGCCGTCAAAGTGCAGACGCTCTCCAACCAG CCCCTCCTCAAGTCCCCAGCGCCGCCTCTTCTGCACGTGGCAGCACTGGGCCAGAAGCAAGGGATCCTGGGAGCTCAGCCCCAGCTTATCTTCCAGCCTCACCGGATTCCCCCCCTCTTCCCTCAAAAGC CTCTGAGTCTGTTCCAGACATCCCACACCCTCCACCTGAGCCACCTGAACAGGTTCCCTGCCAGGGGCCCTCATGGACGCCTGGATCCGGGCCGAAG CGATGACTACGACTCCAAGAAACGCAAGCAGCGTGCTGGTGGAGAGCCCTGGGGTGCTAAGAAACCGCGGCATGACCTGCCTCCCTACCGCGTCCACGTCACTCCCTATACTGTGGACAG CCCCATCTGTGACTTCCTGGAACTCCAGCGCCGCTACCGCAGCCTCTTGGTCCCATCAGACTTCCTATGCGTGCATCTGAGCTGGCTGGCGGCCTTCCCTctgagccagcccttctccctCCACCACCCGAGCCGCATCCAGGTCTCTTCGGAGAAGGAGGCAGCCTCAGCCCTGGGTGCTGAGCCCAGCCCTGCTGAAGGCACTCCTGCTTACAGCTCCAAG GTACTGCTGCTCTCGTCCCCGGGAATTGAGGAATTGTATCGTTGCTGTGTGCAGTTTGTGGACGACATGGCTGAGCCCAGGGAGACACCGGAACATCCTCTGAAGCAGATGAAG TTCTTGCTgggcaggaaggaagaagaggcagTGCTCATTGGGGGCGAGTGGTCTTCTTCCCTGGATGGCCTCGACCCCCAGGCCGACCCTCAGGTGCTAGTGCGCACAGCCATCCGCTGTGCCCAAGCCCAAACTGGCATTGACTTGAGCACGTGCACAAAGTG GTGGCGTTTTGCCGAGTTCCAGTACCTGCAGCCAGGCCCGCCTCGGCGGCTGCACACGGTAGTAGTGTACCTGCCAGATGTCTGGACTGTCATGCCTACTTTGGAAGAGTGGGAGGCCCAGTGCCAGCAGAAAGCCACAGAGGCAGCTTCCCCACCCCAGGAGGTGCCACGG GAAGCAGAGCCTACAGAACAGGCCTGTGATGTGTCGGAGCAAACAGCAGACTCTTCGAAACAGAATGCAGACCCTCCTGAGGCCACCACCCAGCAGGAAGTGGACACAGACCTCCCAGAAGCCCCTCCGCCGCCTCTCGAACCCGCTGTCATTGCACGTCCTGGCTGTGTCAACCTGTCCCTCCATGGGATTGTGGAGGATCGGAGGCCCAAAGAAAGGATCTCTTTTGAG GTGCTGGTGCTGGCTGAGCTGTTCCTGGAGATGCTGCAGCGGGATTTTGGCTACAGGATTTACAAGATGCTGCTGAGCCTTCCTGAAAAGGCCGTGTCCCCACCAGAACCCGAGAAGGAAGAGGCAGCCAAGGAAGAAGCGGTCAAAGAGGAGGAAGCTGTGAAAGAGGCTGTGGTCAAAGAGCCGAAGGAGGAGGCCCAGAGTGAGGGCGCAGCTGCCGCGGCAGACGCACCGCTG AAGGAAGACGGACTGCTGCCCAGAGCGCCCTCTCCGggcggagaggaggagaagccGCGGGCTGAGGCGACCGAGGACCTGTGTGAGATGGCCCTGGACcccgagctgctgctgctgagggacGACGGCGAGGAGGAGTTCG GAGCAAAGTTGGAAGATTCAGAAGTCCGCTCGGTTGCCTCAAACCAGTCAGAGATGGAGTTCTCTTCGCTTCAGGACATG CCCAAGGAGCTGGACCCCTCTGCTGTGCTCCCCCTGGACTGCCTGCTTGCCTTTGTGTTCTTCGATGCCAACTGCTGCGGCTATTTGCACCGGCGAGACTTGGAGAGGATCCTGCTCACCCTGGGCATCCGGCTGAGTGCAGAGCAG GCCAAGCGGCTGGTCAGCAGGGTGGTGACCCAGAACATCTGCCAGTACCGGAGCCTTCAGTACAGCCGCCAGGAGGGCGTGGAGAGCGGGCTTCCCGAGGAGGTGCTTGTGG GAAACCTGGACCTGCTGCCTGCTCCTGGGAAGAGCACAAAGCCCGGCGCAGCCCCCGTGGAACACAAAGGCCTGGTGCCCCACAACGGCAGCCTCATCAACGTGGGCAGCCTGCTGCAGCGTGCGGAGCAGCAGGACAGCGGCCGGCTCTACCTGGAAAACAAGATCCACACGCTAGAACTGAAGCTGG AGGAGAGCCACAACCGTTTCTCGGCCACGGAGGGAACAAACAAGACACTGGCAGCCGAGATCCAGGAGCTGAGAGCCCGGCTGGCCGAGGCCGAGGAGACAGCTCGGACAGCCGAGCGGCAGAAGGGCCAGCTCCAGCGGCTGCTGCAGGAGTTCCGCAGGCGCCTGACGCCCCTGCAGCTGGAGGTGCAGCGGATGGTGGAGAAG GCAGACGGCTGGGCCGAGAGGGAGGAGCCAGCGCCCAGCAACTGA